Proteins encoded together in one Musa acuminata AAA Group cultivar baxijiao chromosome BXJ3-6, Cavendish_Baxijiao_AAA, whole genome shotgun sequence window:
- the LOC103988975 gene encoding bidirectional sugar transporter SWEET14-like, translating into MAAWLSLDHSWAFTFGILGNIISFMVYLAPLPTFYRVYKRESTEGFQSVPYVVALFSAMVWISYAFLKTDACLLITINSVGCAIETVYIVVYFVYAPKAAKIFTAKLVLLVIVAMFGLILLLTLLLSEGAKRVEILGWICVSFSVSVFVAPLSVIRLVIRTKSVEFMPFSLSFFLTLSAVVWFAYGLLIRDLYVSLPNVLGFIFGILQMALYVAYKDRKKVAVVEQEPPEHVLPITNRDTAQKAVEVHRTVETHGEDKVGDGDQKEIDENKEVMASVEV; encoded by the exons ATGGCAGCTTGGTTGTCCTTGGACCATTCTTGGGCGTTCACCTTTGGCATCCTAG GTAACATCATCTCCTTCATGGTGTACCTGGCGCCACT GCCGACATTCTATCGCGTGTACAAGAGGGAGTCCACCGAAGGGTTTCAGTCGGTGCCGTACGTGGTTGCTCTCTTCAGTGCCATGGTATGGATCTCCTACGCGTTCCTCAAGACCGACGCTTGCCTGCTCATCACCATCAACTCAGTCGGCTGCGCCATCGAGACCGTCTACATCGTCGTCTACTTTGTCTACGCGCCGAAGGCGGCGAAG ATCTTTACTGCGAAGTTGGTTCTGCTCGTCATCGTCGCCATGTTCGGGTTGATTCTTCTGCTGACTCTGCTGCTGTCGGAGGGCGCGAAACGAGTTGAAATTCTCGGATGGATCTGCGTGAGCTTCTCCGTCAGCGTCTTCGTGGCTCCCCTAAGCGTCATT AGGCTCGTCATACGGACAAAGAGCGTGGAGTTCATGCCGTTCTCGCTCTCCTTCTTCCTCACGTTGAGCGCGGTCGTCTGGTTCGCGTACGGCTTATTGATCAGGGATTTATACGTTTCG CTGCCCAATGTGCTGGGGTTTATCTTCGGGATCCTGCAAATGGCGCTCTACGTAGCATACAAGGACAGGAAGAAGGTCGCCGTCGTCGAGCAGGAGCCGCCGGAGCACGTCCTACCGATCACAAATCGTGACACGGCCCAGAAGGCCGTGGAGGTCCATCGGACGGTCGAAACTCATGGCGAAGACAAGGTGGGAGACGGAGATCAGAAGGAGATTGATGAGAACAAGGAAGTAATGGCTTCTGTTGAGGTCTGA
- the LOC135640110 gene encoding glutaredoxin-C5-like has protein sequence MHYQAASAAAEAWGYVAAARGATMDALERVERLAGESAVVIFSVSTCCMCHAVKRLFCGMGVSPMVVELDEDPRGGEMERALARILGGGGAAVAGSAAVPVVFIGGKLVGAMDRVMAAHINGTLVPLLKDAGALWL, from the coding sequence ATGCATTACCAAGCGGCGTCGGCAGCGGCTGAGGCGTGGGGATACGTGGCTGCGGCGAGAGGGGCGACGATGGACGCGCTGGAGCGGGTGGAGCGGCTGGCGGGGGAGAGCGCGGTCGTCATCTTCAGCGTCAGCACCTGCTGCATGTGCCACGCAGTGAAGCGGCTCTTCTGCGGCATGGGGGTGAGCCCCATGGTGGTGGAGCTGGACGAGGACCCGCGCGGCGGGGAGATGGAGCGCGCCCTCGCTCGGATCCTTGGTGGCGGAGGAGCGGCAGTGGCAGGAAGCGCCGCCGTGCCTGTGGTGTTCATCGGCGGGAAGCTTGTGGGGGCCATGGACCGGGTCATGGCCGCCCACATCAACGGCACCCTCGTGCCCCTCCTCAAGGATGCCGGCGCTCTCTGGCTCTGA